Proteins encoded within one genomic window of Mauremys mutica isolate MM-2020 ecotype Southern chromosome 11, ASM2049712v1, whole genome shotgun sequence:
- the B2M gene encoding beta-2-microglobulin produces MARGLGVLLLVLLGLAGLEATTRSPKIHVYSRHPVENGKPNVLNCYVEGFHPPNIEITLLKNAVKVDDMEMSDLSFSDDWTFHRLVNAPFTPNGKDTYECKVVHSTLKEPKKVRWDPDY; encoded by the exons ATGGCGCGAGGTCTCggtgtgctgctgctggtacTGCTCGGCCTCGCCGGCCTGGAGGCTACCACAC GTTCCCCCAAAATACATGTGTACTCCCGCCACCCGGTGGAGAATGGCAAGCCAAACGTCCTGAACTGCTATGTGGAGGGGTTCCACCCCCCGAACATTGAGATCACCCTGCTGAAGAATGCAGTTAAGGTGGATGACATGGAAATGTCTGACCTTTCCTTCAGTGACGACTGGACTTTCCATCGCCTGGTGAATGCTCCGTTCACACCTAATGGGAAAGATACATATGAATGCAAAGTGGTGCATAGCACCCTTAAAGAGCCCAAGAAAGTTAGATGGG ACCCAGATTATTAA